A genomic segment from Methanomicrobium sp. W14 encodes:
- a CDS encoding slipin family protein yields the protein MDIFEAVLLILVIIVVVFLSVKVTRQYERAVIFRLGKLVGQRGPGIFPVFFPTDRIVRVDLRVRQLDVPKQTIITKDNISVDVDAIIYYHVTDACQAIVEVEDYEAATALIAQTTLRDILGQNELDTILSDRDSLNREIHTEIENVTSPWGIKVDIVTIRDVSVPENMLRAIARQAEAEREKRARIILAEGEYQASERMCEAAGLYDKTPSAMKLREFQTLTEIAKERNLIVVTSGVGNADSIATTVGCTKAMER from the coding sequence GTGGATATTTTTGAGGCTGTACTGCTGATTCTGGTGATAATTGTCGTAGTGTTCCTGTCCGTAAAGGTGACACGCCAGTATGAGCGTGCCGTAATATTCAGGTTAGGAAAGCTTGTCGGCCAGAGAGGCCCCGGAATATTCCCTGTCTTTTTTCCGACCGACAGGATTGTAAGGGTAGACCTCCGAGTAAGGCAGCTTGACGTTCCGAAGCAGACGATAATAACAAAGGACAACATAAGTGTCGACGTCGACGCCATAATCTATTACCATGTAACAGATGCGTGCCAGGCGATAGTGGAGGTTGAGGACTACGAGGCTGCAACGGCACTCATTGCCCAGACGACGCTTCGTGACATCCTCGGCCAGAACGAACTTGATACGATTCTTTCTGACAGGGACTCTTTAAACCGTGAGATACACACCGAAATCGAGAACGTGACAAGCCCCTGGGGAATTAAAGTGGATATCGTAACAATCCGCGACGTATCTGTTCCTGAAAATATGCTGCGTGCAATCGCACGTCAGGCTGAGGCAGAAAGAGAGAAAAGAGCACGCATAATCCTTGCTGAAGGTGAATATCAGGCGTCTGAGCGTATGTGCGAGGCAGCAGGTCTCTATGACAAAACACCTTCTGCAATGAAGCTTCGCGAGTTCCAGACACTGACCGAGATAGCAAAGGAGAGAAACCTTATTGTAGTCACTTCCGGTGTCGGGAATGCAGATAGCATTGCAACCACTGTCGGCTGCACAAAGGCGATGGAGCGGTGA
- a CDS encoding class I SAM-dependent methyltransferase, protein MTQEDNLDSWSRLWEETTTEVHDDDDETKTAVMWNKIWDKRSKNSEKSHGDDKILKKSAEETVQFLKENGFCIKGSSVLDIGCGMGALSLPLAREGAAVTALDISATSLEKIKETAEKEGLSVDTTECSWWTADIDKLGFRRNFDLVIASRTASVNDTKSFEKMIACSKNMCYYSSFLSFADDEDFRKICMTVFGGIRENDRTAKIHHAYNMFFPLMHLYFSGIEPVVKIDGFGRNVEMPFEKAAEAAIMHLSRDHEPDESAKEKIFSYYREVSVNGMYKAPSRGCHGMMVWRVI, encoded by the coding sequence ATGACGCAGGAGGACAACCTGGACAGCTGGAGCAGGCTGTGGGAGGAGACCACCACAGAGGTTCATGATGACGATGACGAGACCAAAACAGCCGTGATGTGGAACAAAATATGGGATAAGCGTTCCAAAAATTCCGAAAAAAGTCACGGTGACGATAAAATTCTGAAGAAAAGTGCCGAAGAAACGGTACAGTTTCTGAAGGAAAACGGTTTCTGCATCAAAGGCTCGTCAGTACTTGATATAGGCTGCGGAATGGGCGCTCTTTCACTGCCGCTTGCAAGGGAGGGTGCAGCTGTAACTGCACTTGATATCTCCGCTACTTCTCTTGAAAAGATAAAAGAGACCGCAGAGAAAGAGGGTCTGTCTGTAGATACGACGGAATGCTCGTGGTGGACGGCCGATATCGACAAACTGGGATTCAGAAGGAATTTTGACCTTGTGATAGCGTCAAGGACGGCCTCTGTAAATGACACCAAAAGCTTTGAAAAGATGATTGCATGCTCAAAAAACATGTGCTATTACTCAAGCTTTCTCAGTTTTGCTGACGATGAGGACTTCAGGAAAATCTGCATGACCGTATTTGGGGGGATTCGGGAAAACGACAGGACTGCCAAAATTCATCATGCGTACAACATGTTTTTTCCCCTGATGCACCTCTACTTCTCGGGTATTGAGCCCGTAGTAAAAATAGACGGTTTCGGAAGAAACGTTGAGATGCCTTTTGAAAAAGCGGCTGAAGCTGCTATAATGCACCTTTCGCGGGACCATGAGCCTGACGAGAGTGCAAAAGAAAAAATCTTTTCATATTACAGGGAAGTCTCCGTTAACGGGATGTACAAAGCACCTTCACGCGGGTGCCACGGGATGATGGTGTGGAGAGTCATTTAG